The Mucilaginibacter mallensis genome has a segment encoding these proteins:
- a CDS encoding RagB/SusD family nutrient uptake outer membrane protein, which yields MKSYKIFTILVAMMVMFTVSCTKDLNTAPIDPLVTTSATVFNNAAAYKQALAKLYASMAVSGQKIDFSQPDIQASDQGTACFLREFWAAEEVTTDECINAWGDGGLVEYHGGLWSDQNLYVQLMYERIFVNIAYCNEYVRDVSAKLGSLPSGLSVATVQQYLAEARFLRAYFYECAMDMYGNVPFATEAELPGTFLPKQISRGDLFKYIESELIAIQPMLAAPGTNEYARIDQAADWALLSRMYLNAQVYTGTQRYTDCITYANKIIQSGKYSLHSNYQQLFLADNNLDRDEIILPLAEDGVSTESYGDVTFIIHAGVGGSEDATNEFGIASGGWAGNRMTNTFVTKVFPDASGNTDKRAIFYTAGQKLGPIADPTIFSEGYLSAKWKNVTSAGVPGSNNTFVDTDFPLFRLGEVYLNYAEAVLRGGSGGDAGTALTYINALRTRAYGNTGAGTITAAQLTLSFMIDERGRELYWEMFRRTDLIRFGLFTGSSYLWDWKGNVMAGTGTDAHLNIFPLPASDLQLNSNLKQNPGYGN from the coding sequence ATGAAATCATATAAAATATTTACGATTCTGGTGGCCATGATGGTCATGTTCACCGTATCCTGTACAAAGGATTTGAATACTGCGCCAATTGACCCTTTGGTTACTACATCGGCTACTGTATTCAATAACGCTGCGGCTTATAAGCAAGCCCTGGCAAAGCTATATGCATCAATGGCCGTATCAGGCCAGAAAATAGACTTTTCTCAACCTGATATCCAGGCATCTGATCAGGGTACCGCTTGTTTCCTGCGCGAGTTTTGGGCTGCTGAAGAGGTTACTACTGACGAATGTATTAATGCATGGGGTGATGGTGGCCTGGTTGAGTACCACGGTGGCTTATGGTCTGACCAAAACCTGTATGTGCAATTAATGTACGAAAGAATATTCGTGAACATTGCTTATTGTAATGAATATGTAAGAGATGTAAGTGCAAAGCTTGGATCGCTTCCTTCAGGCTTATCAGTAGCCACTGTACAACAATATTTGGCAGAAGCCCGGTTTTTAAGGGCCTATTTTTATGAGTGTGCCATGGATATGTATGGTAACGTGCCCTTCGCAACTGAAGCTGAACTTCCGGGTACATTTCTTCCAAAACAAATCTCAAGAGGCGATCTGTTTAAATATATTGAATCAGAATTAATAGCTATACAGCCTATGCTTGCAGCTCCGGGCACAAACGAATATGCCCGTATTGATCAGGCCGCTGATTGGGCTTTATTAAGCAGAATGTACTTGAACGCGCAGGTATACACAGGTACACAACGCTATACCGATTGTATTACCTATGCCAATAAGATCATTCAATCAGGTAAATATTCATTGCATTCTAATTACCAGCAATTGTTTTTGGCTGATAATAATCTTGATCGTGATGAAATAATCCTGCCGCTTGCAGAAGATGGTGTTAGTACAGAAAGCTATGGTGATGTAACCTTCATTATCCATGCCGGTGTAGGTGGCTCTGAAGATGCTACTAATGAGTTTGGTATAGCCAGTGGTGGCTGGGCAGGCAACCGCATGACCAATACGTTTGTTACTAAGGTGTTCCCTGATGCATCAGGAAATACAGATAAAAGAGCGATTTTTTATACCGCAGGCCAAAAACTGGGCCCTATAGCTGATCCAACTATATTTAGCGAGGGGTATTTATCAGCAAAATGGAAAAATGTAACCTCTGCCGGTGTACCGGGCTCAAACAACACTTTCGTTGATACCGATTTCCCTCTATTCAGGTTAGGCGAAGTTTATTTAAACTATGCTGAAGCTGTATTACGCGGTGGCTCAGGTGGTGATGCAGGTACCGCGCTTACTTATATAAATGCCTTAAGAACAAGGGCCTATGGTAATACCGGTGCGGGTACTATAACTGCGGCACAGCTTACCTTAAGTTTCATGATCGATGAGCGCGGCCGTGAGCTGTATTGGGAAATGTTCAGAAGAACTGACCTGATCCGTTTCGGATTATTTACAGGAAGCTCTTACCTGTGGGATTGGAAGGGAAATGTAATGGCTGGAACAGGCACTGATGCTCACTTAAATATATTTCCATTGCCAGCATCTGATCTTCAGTTGAATAGCAACTTAAAACAAAATCCAGGATACGGAAATTAA
- a CDS encoding SusE domain-containing protein, which produces MKKIFIIAAVLSFALLQACKKDKLANVGNIQAPVITSPSADTAIIVTQADSSQILKINWKSATYGVSAVVSYFVQVDSAGKNFSALVNLGNVTSGNSVSLSYGTLNTLLTNGLNLAPNAPTSVELRVGSAIYGKDTVYSKIVKIALTTFKGVDRLWLPGSYEGYAPASAPTIPKQSPNMFEGYAYFSAAGNFKFTSAPDYNHINYGDGGNGTLTTNGSAGGIGYNSAGVYLLDANTSALTYSATYISTFGIIGTATVGQWNTSTPMTYNQSTGLWTITTALTAGALKFRANDGWDINYGPSNSNNLTGPMIFNDSSSINIVNAGTYTITIDMTQSKQVGYLYSVVPN; this is translated from the coding sequence ATGAAAAAAATATTCATTATAGCAGCTGTTTTAAGCTTTGCCTTGCTGCAGGCATGCAAAAAGGATAAGCTGGCTAATGTAGGTAATATACAGGCTCCGGTTATAACGAGCCCTTCAGCTGATACCGCAATTATTGTAACACAAGCAGATTCATCACAAATACTAAAAATTAACTGGAAAAGCGCCACCTACGGCGTATCAGCAGTAGTAAGTTATTTTGTGCAGGTTGATTCCGCCGGAAAAAACTTCTCTGCATTGGTTAACCTTGGTAATGTAACATCCGGCAATAGTGTGTCACTATCTTACGGTACATTAAATACTTTATTAACAAATGGTTTAAACCTGGCGCCAAATGCCCCAACATCTGTTGAACTGCGTGTAGGATCAGCCATATATGGCAAGGATACCGTTTACTCTAAAATTGTTAAGATAGCGCTTACCACATTTAAGGGTGTTGATAGGTTATGGTTACCCGGCTCTTATGAGGGTTATGCACCTGCAAGTGCGCCTACTATTCCAAAGCAATCGCCTAATATGTTTGAAGGATATGCTTATTTCAGTGCCGCCGGTAACTTCAAATTTACCTCAGCGCCTGATTACAACCATATTAACTATGGCGATGGCGGCAATGGCACGTTAACAACTAATGGTAGCGCTGGTGGTATAGGGTATAACTCGGCAGGTGTTTATTTGCTTGATGCCAATACATCAGCCTTAACTTATAGTGCAACTTATATAAGCACCTTCGGTATTATAGGCACAGCAACTGTTGGGCAGTGGAATACATCAACCCCGATGACCTATAACCAGTCAACAGGTTTATGGACAATTACAACCGCGCTTACCGCGGGTGCCTTAAAATTCAGGGCGAACGATGGATGGGACATTAACTATGGTCCGTCAAATTCAAATAACCTTACAGGACCAATGATTTTTAATGATTCAAGTTCTATCAACATTGTTAATGCCGGTACTTATACCATCACCATTGACATGACCCAATCAAAACAAGTAGGCTATCTATATTCGGTAGTTCCAAATTAA
- a CDS encoding glycoside hydrolase family 31 protein, protein MKKKYSVIVPVLSLFMMSVGYCQQSPVINVGNVTAVKIEDQKVSITITNANAEVTVYTPSVIRVRMDRKVLVPDFSYAVVGKPIAVKANIKQTDTEIDIITDSLKAVIQKQPFSIAYYTPDGQVINEDDKGLSTSWVNESVTDYKTLQPDEHFIGLGEKTGNLDRTGSGYTNWNSDVYGYSITQDPLYSSIPFYIGIHHGLSYGIFLDNTYQTDFNFGASTNRFSSFGARGGEMNYYFIYHKHLADIITSYTYLTGRMPLPPMWSLGYQQNRYSYYPEAEVMRIAHTLREKHIPADGITLDIHYMDKYQLFTWNKNRFPDPAGMNAELNKLGFKTTVIVDPGIKIAPGAPAYESGLKNDVYIKYPDGQPYVGAVWPGWCNFNDFTSQKGRDWWHSQVKFFAESGVSGIWNDMNEIATWGSKMPDNVLFDYDGHQTSHLQAHNIYGMQMARSSYEGALMQFKERPFILTRSGFAGLQRYTAIWTGDNRAEEDHMLQGVRLMNSLGLSGVSFTGMDIGGFTGNPTTSLYARWMELGAFIPYYRNHTAFNSKAAEPWTFGEDVLDITRNYISLRYQLLPYIYSGFYESTQNGLPVMRSLAIDYTFDPKVLWADYQNQFEFGNGIMVAPFESTKEYGKIYFPEGIWYDLYNGLQEAGKQEKIVPLSLNKLPVYVKGGSIIPMQSLVQSTAEQPVDTLFVHVYKGTTANHFVYYEDDGKSFAYQKGDFYKRLITFNPANHTIIFNAAEGSYKTHFKHIKLILHGFDQANTIQTGNDQLKLQSGSFQFLGAAAGGDPQGSAYPTESCAVKWVTIDNSAITIQINYK, encoded by the coding sequence ATGAAAAAAAAATATTCTGTTATTGTTCCCGTCCTTTCTTTATTTATGATGAGCGTTGGTTATTGCCAGCAAAGCCCGGTGATAAACGTTGGAAATGTAACTGCGGTTAAGATCGAAGATCAAAAGGTTAGTATAACCATCACCAACGCTAATGCCGAGGTAACTGTTTACACACCATCGGTTATAAGGGTGCGTATGGATAGAAAAGTTTTGGTACCCGATTTTTCGTATGCCGTTGTTGGCAAACCAATAGCTGTTAAGGCTAATATTAAACAAACAGATACCGAAATTGATATCATCACCGATTCATTAAAAGCGGTAATTCAAAAACAACCATTTTCAATAGCCTATTATACCCCCGATGGTCAGGTTATAAATGAAGATGATAAAGGTTTATCAACTTCGTGGGTAAATGAATCTGTAACCGATTATAAAACGTTGCAGCCAGATGAGCATTTCATAGGTCTGGGCGAAAAAACCGGGAACCTCGACAGAACCGGCAGCGGGTACACCAACTGGAACTCTGATGTTTATGGTTACAGCATAACCCAGGATCCGCTTTACTCAAGCATACCTTTTTATATAGGTATTCACCATGGCTTAAGCTATGGTATTTTCCTGGATAATACCTATCAAACCGACTTCAACTTTGGCGCGAGTACCAACCGTTTCTCCTCGTTCGGAGCGCGTGGCGGCGAAATGAATTATTACTTCATTTATCACAAGCACCTTGCCGATATAATCACCTCCTATACTTATTTAACAGGTCGTATGCCGTTGCCGCCTATGTGGTCGCTGGGCTATCAGCAAAACCGCTACAGCTATTATCCCGAGGCGGAAGTAATGCGTATAGCACATACGCTGCGCGAAAAACATATCCCGGCTGACGGCATTACCCTGGATATTCATTATATGGATAAATACCAGCTTTTCACCTGGAACAAGAACCGTTTCCCTGATCCGGCAGGCATGAATGCCGAATTGAACAAACTGGGTTTTAAAACAACCGTGATCGTTGATCCGGGTATTAAAATAGCCCCGGGAGCACCGGCTTATGAGAGCGGTTTAAAAAACGATGTTTACATCAAATATCCGGATGGGCAGCCTTATGTAGGCGCTGTTTGGCCGGGCTGGTGTAATTTTAACGATTTCACGAGCCAAAAGGGCCGTGACTGGTGGCATAGCCAGGTTAAATTCTTTGCCGAATCAGGCGTTAGCGGTATCTGGAATGATATGAACGAAATTGCAACCTGGGGATCAAAAATGCCCGATAATGTTTTGTTTGATTATGATGGCCACCAAACAAGTCATCTACAGGCGCACAATATTTATGGTATGCAAATGGCCCGCTCCAGCTATGAGGGTGCTTTAATGCAGTTTAAGGAACGTCCGTTTATTTTAACGCGCTCAGGTTTTGCCGGTCTGCAGCGTTATACCGCTATATGGACAGGCGATAACCGCGCCGAAGAAGATCACATGCTGCAAGGTGTACGCTTAATGAATAGCTTAGGCTTAAGCGGTGTTTCATTTACCGGTATGGATATTGGTGGTTTCACCGGTAACCCAACAACATCATTATACGCCCGTTGGATGGAACTCGGGGCTTTTATACCATACTATCGTAATCATACAGCCTTTAACAGCAAAGCAGCCGAGCCATGGACATTTGGTGAGGATGTGCTTGATATCACCCGTAACTACATCAGCCTGCGTTACCAGTTATTGCCATATATCTATTCAGGCTTTTATGAATCAACCCAAAATGGCTTGCCTGTTATGCGCTCGCTGGCTATTGATTATACTTTTGATCCTAAAGTTTTATGGGCCGATTATCAAAATCAATTTGAATTTGGCAATGGTATTATGGTAGCACCATTTGAAAGCACCAAGGAGTACGGAAAGATCTATTTCCCCGAAGGTATCTGGTACGACCTGTATAACGGATTGCAGGAGGCTGGCAAACAGGAGAAAATTGTCCCTTTAAGCCTTAATAAGCTCCCTGTGTACGTAAAAGGCGGCAGCATAATACCAATGCAGTCGCTGGTACAATCAACCGCAGAGCAGCCTGTAGATACGTTGTTTGTACATGTTTATAAAGGCACTACAGCAAACCATTTTGTTTATTATGAGGACGATGGTAAAAGCTTTGCTTACCAAAAAGGCGATTTTTATAAAAGGCTGATTACTTTTAATCCTGCAAATCACACCATCATTTTTAATGCTGCCGAAGGGAGCTACAAAACGCACTTTAAGCACATTAAACTTATACTGCATGGTTTTGATCAGGCAAATACCATACAAACAGGCAACGATCAGTTAAAACTGCAGAGCGGAAGCTTCCAGTTTTTGGGTGCCGCTGCCGGCGGCGATCCGCAGGGGAGTGCTTATCCTACTGAAAGCTGTGCAGTTAAGTGGGTTACAATTGATAACTCGGCAATAACTATTCAAATAAATTATAAATAA